From the Gallaecimonas mangrovi genome, one window contains:
- the atpH gene encoding F0F1 ATP synthase subunit delta has protein sequence MSELTTVARPYAKAAFEYAVEKSAIDQWADMLHFAGEVAKHEKLQALFTSNLGASQKADALIKICGEQLDTHGQNLIKVMAENERLPALPAVAELYAELRHEYAKEVEADVKSAVALSEDEQSKLSAALEKRLARKVKLKCSVDPSLISGTLVQVGDLVIDSSVKGQLGRMNQTLQS, from the coding sequence TATGCCAAAGCGGCTTTTGAGTATGCGGTCGAAAAATCTGCCATTGATCAATGGGCAGACATGCTGCATTTCGCTGGTGAAGTGGCTAAGCACGAAAAATTGCAGGCCCTTTTCACCAGTAATCTGGGTGCCAGCCAAAAAGCTGACGCACTGATTAAGATTTGTGGCGAGCAATTGGACACGCACGGTCAGAACCTGATTAAGGTAATGGCTGAAAACGAACGCCTGCCGGCGTTGCCGGCGGTCGCAGAGCTCTATGCCGAGCTGCGTCATGAATACGCTAAGGAAGTCGAGGCCGACGTTAAGTCCGCCGTCGCCCTGAGCGAAGACGAGCAAAGCAAACTGAGTGCTGCGCTAGAGAAGCGTCTCGCACGCAAAGTTAAGCTTAAGTGCAGCGTGGACCCGTCCCTGATCTCAGGCACCCTGGTACAAGTGGGTGACTTGGTGATCGACAGCTCTGTCAAAGGACAGCTGGGGCGGATGAATCAAACGCTGCAATCCTGA